The Candidatus Denitrolinea symbiosum DNA window ATGAGGAGAGAACTCCCGCCCGCGATCCAGGCCATGGGCTTCCACGAGGAGTTCTTCGCGAAGTACGCCAGCGCGACCAGTACGGCGGCCGCGGCACCGGGGACGACGAGTCCCGCGTAGGGTTGGAGCGAAGCGGAGAGTCGGACGAGGGGGGGCGCGTCGCTGGGGGCCACGGTCGGGACGTCCGCGATCAACGTCAGGATGACCATGTCCACGACCGCGAGGAGCATGAGTCCCAGCGAGAGGGCGCGCTTGGCGTAGTGACGGTCCTGGCTGCGGTCAATGAAAGGCAGGAGCAGGATCAAGCCGATGCCGATGCTTGGGACGAGGACGGTCGCCAGCCATTCGATCTTGCCGACGACGGGGATCTGTCCGTAGAGGGCGAGGAATTTGAAGAGGAAGAGGAAGTACCACTCCGGCCGCGGAATGTAGGAGGCGTCGCTCGGGTCGGCTTTGGGTTCGCCCGCCACCCCGAGGAAAGTCGCGAGAAAGATCAGCAGGAGCAGGATTCCCAGCGCGACGATGGCGTCTTTGAAGATGCTGTCGGGCCAGAAAAATTCGCCCCGGTTCAGCTCGCGCTGGTAGCGTTCGTTGATTTTCTGTTTGGTGTCTTCGTTCATAATGCCTCTTTGACCGCAAAGCACGCAAAGAACGCGAAGGTTATATCTTTTTCTCCGCGATCCTGGCGGTTGGAGAATTGAATTAATCTTCCTTCGTCGGCCAGTGCGATTCGCCGTGGCGGATGATGAGATAGAGATGCGCGCCGATGAGCCCGGCCAGGACGAGGGGAATCATCCAGATGTGCGCGGAAAAGAAGCGCTGCAAGGTGAGGGCCGAGAGGTCCGGGCCGCCGCGCAGGGCTTTGAGGATGAAATCGCCGATGAGCGGGGCCGTCCCCGCGATCTGCGTGCCGACTGTGGTGGCCCAGTATGCGCGCTGGTTCCACGGGAGCAGGTAGCCGGTGAAGCCCATGCCGAGCGTCGCGATGAGCAGGCCGACGCCGATGATCCAGGTTAGCTCGCGGGGATATTTGAACGAGGCGGTGACGAAGACGCGCAGCATGTGGATGAAGACGATCAACACCATCAGGGTGGCGCCCCAGTGGTGAATGCCGCGGATCAGCCATCCGAACGCGACTCCGTTCATGATGTATTGGATCGAGTCGTAGGCGTGGTCGGGAGAGGGGGTGTAGTAGACGGTCAGGAAGATGCCGGTCGCGCCCTGCAAGAGGAAGAGGAACAGGCTGGCCGAGCCGAGCGTGTTCCACCAGTTGCCTTTCGGTTCGGGGCGTTCGAGCAGGGATTCTTGCAGTTCGTTCAGGCCGAGGCGGTCGTTCAGCCAGTCGAAAAACTTTTTCCACATATCCTAGCCCTCCTTATAGAAGATCTCGAGGACGCCGTCTTCGGTGACGCGGAAGTCCGCGAAACGGTCCATGGGACGAGGCGGGGGGCCGGCCAGCACCGCGCCCTCCGTGTCGAAACTGGCGTCGTGGCAGGGGCAGACGAAGGCTTTTTCCGCGTCCTTCCAGTTGACGGTGCAGCCGAGATGCGGGCAGCGGCTGTCCAGGATGACGAGGTCGTCGGGCGCGGCCGACTTACGGATGACGAATCCGCCGTGGCTGGTGGAGGTGCGCTCCCATCCGTTGACCTGGACGAGGGTGAACGAAAACGGGTAGGGCTTGCCGATCTCGGACATGTCCGCCATCTTCCCGATGGGAATCCACGCCTCTTTTGCCCCGCCTTTGAGGGCCGGGGCGATCAAATAGCCGACTGTGGGAATGCCGACTGCCGCGCCGACGGCTCCTCCCACGAAGAACACAGTCGCCTTCATAAAGTCCCTGCGGCTTAACGACTCAGACATATGACCTCCAAAACCATAAAAGCGTTTCGCGCCTCGCATAGGCGCAAAGTTTGGATTAGAATAAGGTTGCTCCGCGACGATTGAATGGATTATACGGGTCAATGCCTTCTTTTTTGAAGGATGTCTGAAACCAATAATCCATGAGTATTGTCACTATATTTATTCGCGGATTTGCGCGAGAGTGGACGCTGAACCTTTTGCGCGAGAGCGCGGGCGTTCTCGACCGTCGGTTGGCTCAGACAAGCGGGCGACCGTTTCCAAAACCCAAATTTCAAGGAGGCGCTAATGGGCCTGACAAGGAACGTCGGCCTGTCCGCGGCGTTACGCTACAAAGGACAGGGACCGATGTGGACGTTCATCCTGCACCGCGTGGGCGGGCTGGGCATGGCTATTTTCATCACGACGCATCTTCTGGCGTCGTTTTTGGGAGGCAGCGCGGGCCAGTTCGTGAACGACATCTATGAAAACTGGGCCTTTCAGGTTTTCATATTCTTCTGCGTGCTATTCCATGCCATCAACGGACTGCGCATTACCATCCTCGACCTCTTCCCGAAATTGATCCCGCACCTGCGCGAGGCGATCTGGGTGGAGATGGCGGTCTTTATTCCCACATACGCCGTCGCGGCGCTGATCATCATCCGTAACGGGCTGGGAGGTTAGCATGGAAAAATCTCACCCGGTCGTCCTCCCACTCAAGAAACGCGGCCTGAACTTCGAAATGCTGATGTGGATCTTCACGCGTCTCTCCGCGCTGGCGATGTACGCGCTGATCCTGTTCGCGATCGTCGGCGCGCTGGTCATGGGGGCGCGCACGCAGATGAACATGGCGGACGTCCTGCGCTGGGGCTTCATGCCGAACAGCAACCACGTCCAAAGCACGAACATCCCCGACATCGCCCCCTGGTCCACGCCATTCTGGCGGCTGACCGGAAGCGCGCTCCTGCTCGTGGCGGTGGCGCACGGCGTGCACGGGCTGGTCGTGATCTGCGACGATTACATCGTCGCCGAGCGCGGACGGAAGATCGTGCGCCTGCTCAGCATCGTCATGATGGTCTCGATGAGTCTCATCGGTTTATATCTGCTCTGGCAGGATCTTCTTCTAGGATAACGGCACATGGCAAACATTCATCAATTCGACGTGGTCGTCGTCGGCGCGGGCGGCGCGGGACTGATGGCGGGTCTCTACGCCTCGCGCGGCGCGAAGACGGCCGTCATCAGTAAACTCTATCCCACGCGCTCGCATACCGGCGCGGCCCAGGGCGGAATCAGCGCGGCCCTCGGCAACTACGAGGAAGACAAACCCGAGTGGCACACCTACGATACGATCAAAGGCTCCGATTATCTCGGCGACCAGGACGCCATCGAGTTCATGTGCAACGAGGCTATCGAGGCGGTGATCGAACTCGAACACATGGGCCTGCCCTTCGACCGCACGCCCGAAGGCAAGATCTCCCAGCGGCCGTTCGGCGGTCACACCAACAACGAGACGGGGAAACCCGTCCGCCGCGCGGCGCACGCCGCCGACCGCACGGGACACATGATCCTGCAAACGCTCTATCAGCAATGCCTGAAGAACAAAGTCCATTTCTTCGACGAGTACCAGGTTCTCGACTTTCTCATCGTCAACGGCAAAGCCGCGGGCGTGGTGGCCGTGGAACTCGCGACCGGCGAACTGCATACCCTCCACGCCAAAGCCGTCATCTTCGCCACCGGCGGACACGGCCGCATCTTTGAAGTGACCTCCAACGCCTACGCCTACACCGGCGACGGCGCGGCGATCCTCCTCCGCCGCGGCATCCCGCTGGAAGACATGGAGTTCTTCCAGTTCCATCCGACCGGCATCTACAAACTCGGCATTCTGATCACCGAGGGCGTACGCGGCGAGGGCGGCGTGTTGATCAACGGCAAGGGCGAACGCTTCATGCCAAAATACGCGCCGACCGTGAAGGACCTGGCCTCGCGCGACGTGGTCAGCCGCGCCATCTACACCGAGATCCGCGAGGGCCGCGGCGTAAACGGCAGGAACTACGTCTACCTCGACGTGCGCCCCGAATCCGTGAACAAGTACGCGGCCCTGGACGG harbors:
- a CDS encoding cytochrome b6-f complex iron-sulfur subunit, yielding MSESLSRRDFMKATVFFVGGAVGAAVGIPTVGYLIAPALKGGAKEAWIPIGKMADMSEIGKPYPFSFTLVQVNGWERTSTSHGGFVIRKSAAPDDLVILDSRCPHLGCTVNWKDAEKAFVCPCHDASFDTEGAVLAGPPPRPMDRFADFRVTEDGVLEIFYKEG
- a CDS encoding cytochrome B6, with amino-acid sequence MWKKFFDWLNDRLGLNELQESLLERPEPKGNWWNTLGSASLFLFLLQGATGIFLTVYYTPSPDHAYDSIQYIMNGVAFGWLIRGIHHWGATLMVLIVFIHMLRVFVTASFKYPRELTWIIGVGLLIATLGMGFTGYLLPWNQRAYWATTVGTQIAGTAPLIGDFILKALRGGPDLSALTLQRFFSAHIWMIPLVLAGLIGAHLYLIIRHGESHWPTKED
- a CDS encoding succinate dehydrogenase/fumarate reductase flavoprotein subunit translates to MANIHQFDVVVVGAGGAGLMAGLYASRGAKTAVISKLYPTRSHTGAAQGGISAALGNYEEDKPEWHTYDTIKGSDYLGDQDAIEFMCNEAIEAVIELEHMGLPFDRTPEGKISQRPFGGHTNNETGKPVRRAAHAADRTGHMILQTLYQQCLKNKVHFFDEYQVLDFLIVNGKAAGVVAVELATGELHTLHAKAVIFATGGHGRIFEVTSNAYAYTGDGAAILLRRGIPLEDMEFFQFHPTGIYKLGILITEGVRGEGGVLINGKGERFMPKYAPTVKDLASRDVVSRAIYTEIREGRGVNGRNYVYLDVRPESVNKYAALDGRVNPDGSPYAITGEQILQKLPDIIDFCRVYLGVDPVTQMMPIQPTAHYTMGGIPTNKYGEVVIDDKNTIFPGLYAAGECACVSIHGANRLGTNSLLDLVVFGKHAGLKAAEYAQTADFEELPSVPDADARAALEALRAGSGKENAFDIANEMKKVMFDDIGIYRNEKGMREAVEKIRELMERYKHVKVTDTGKIFNTELLNAWELGNMLEIAEVVGECALNRQESRGGHSREDFPKRDDQNWLKHTLAWQKDGRIEIGYKPVVITKYQPKERVY
- a CDS encoding succinate:quinone oxidoreductase (SQR) Type A subfamily, with the protein product MGLTRNVGLSAALRYKGQGPMWTFILHRVGGLGMAIFITTHLLASFLGGSAGQFVNDIYENWAFQVFIFFCVLFHAINGLRITILDLFPKLIPHLREAIWVEMAVFIPTYAVAALIIIRNGLGG